The following proteins are co-located in the Thermus thermophilus HB8 genome:
- a CDS encoding DUF2203 domain-containing protein: MFARIFTKEEADALLPEIQRVLSQMRQARAELKEAQARLPEARGLERRALEEEVRFLLGSLEADARYLASLGVFLKDLDQGLVDFPGRVGGQVVFLCWKEGEPEVAHYHPLSGGFAERKPLAEATPTLPQKARPGEKRPGA; the protein is encoded by the coding sequence ATGTTCGCCCGCATCTTCACCAAGGAAGAAGCGGACGCCCTCCTGCCCGAGATCCAGAGGGTCCTCTCCCAGATGCGCCAGGCCCGGGCGGAGCTCAAGGAGGCCCAGGCCCGCCTCCCCGAGGCCCGGGGGCTTGAGCGGCGGGCCCTGGAGGAGGAGGTCCGCTTCCTCCTGGGCTCCCTCGAGGCCGACGCCCGCTACCTCGCCTCCCTCGGGGTCTTCCTCAAGGACCTGGACCAGGGCCTGGTGGACTTCCCCGGCCGGGTAGGGGGGCAGGTGGTCTTCCTCTGCTGGAAGGAGGGGGAGCCCGAGGTGGCCCACTACCACCCCCTCTCCGGGGGCTTCGCCGAGCGCAAGCCCCTCGCGGAAGCAACCCCTACCCTTCCCCAGAAGGCCCGCCCCGGCGAAAAGCGTCCAGGCGCCTGA
- a CDS encoding metallopeptidase family protein — MTYEAFVELVERLWEEVPEDFKRGLQGVHVFPEAKPEPGLEGVWRLGEYLDPGPPSAFGGFEDLGRHIALYYGSFLEVAGEGFDWEAEVWETLLHELRHHLESLAGRDDLVQEDLRRLDAFRRGGPSGEG, encoded by the coding sequence ATGACCTACGAGGCCTTCGTGGAGCTGGTGGAGAGGCTCTGGGAGGAGGTCCCCGAGGACTTCAAGCGGGGGCTTCAGGGGGTGCACGTCTTCCCCGAGGCCAAGCCGGAGCCGGGGCTTGAGGGGGTGTGGCGCCTGGGGGAGTACCTGGACCCGGGGCCGCCTTCGGCCTTCGGGGGGTTTGAGGACCTGGGGCGGCACATCGCCCTCTACTACGGCTCCTTCTTGGAGGTGGCGGGGGAGGGGTTTGACTGGGAGGCCGAGGTGTGGGAAACCCTCCTCCACGAGCTCAGGCACCACCTGGAGTCCCTGGCGGGGCGGGACGACCTCGTCCAGGAGGACCTCAGGCGCCTGGACGCTTTTCGCCGGGGCGGGCCTTCTGGGGAAGGGTAG
- a CDS encoding 23S rRNA (pseudouridine(1915)-N(3))-methyltransferase RlmH — MRLRVVAVGRPRLAYARLGVEEYARRMRRYAPLDLVFVRKGEELLPKAEGHRKVVLDERGRLLTTEELYRRLLAWEGERVAFLVGGAEGHPEAVREEADLLLSLSPLTLQHELALLVLMEQLYRVLTLRAGHPYHRP; from the coding sequence GTGCGGCTTCGGGTGGTGGCCGTGGGAAGGCCCCGGCTGGCCTACGCCCGGCTCGGGGTGGAGGAGTACGCGAGGCGCATGCGGCGGTACGCGCCTTTGGACCTGGTCTTCGTCCGGAAAGGGGAGGAGCTCCTCCCCAAGGCGGAGGGCCACCGGAAGGTGGTCCTGGACGAGCGGGGGAGGCTCTTGACCACCGAGGAGCTCTACCGGAGGCTCCTCGCCTGGGAGGGGGAGCGGGTGGCCTTCCTCGTGGGCGGGGCCGAGGGGCACCCGGAGGCGGTGCGGGAGGAGGCCGACCTCCTCCTTTCCCTCTCCCCCCTCACCCTGCAGCACGAGCTCGCCCTCCTCGTCCTCATGGAGCAGCTCTACCGCGTCCTGACCTTGAGGGCGGGGCACCCCTACCACCGGCCATGA
- a CDS encoding thiamine pyrophosphate-dependent dehydrogenase E1 component subunit alpha, which yields MVKETHRFETFTEEPIRLIGEEGEWLGDFPLDLEGEKLRRLYRDMLAARMLDERYTILIRTGKTSFIAPAAGHEAAQVAIAHAIRPGFDWVFPYYRDHGLALALGIPLKELLGQMLATKADPNKGRQMPEHPGSKALNFFTVASPIASHVPPAAGAAISMKLLRTGQVAVCTFGDGATSEGDWYAGINFAAVQGAPAVFIAENNFYAISVDYRHQTHSPTIADKAHAFGIPGYLVDGMDVLASYYVVKEAVERARRGEGPSLVELRVYRYGPHSSADDDSRYRPKEEVAFWRKKDPIPRFRRFLEARGLWNEEWEEDVREEIRAELERGLKEAEEAGPVPPEWMFEDVFAEKPWHLLRQEALLKEEL from the coding sequence ATGGTCAAGGAGACCCATCGGTTTGAGACCTTCACCGAGGAGCCCATAAGGCTCATCGGGGAGGAAGGGGAGTGGCTTGGGGACTTCCCCTTGGACCTCGAGGGGGAGAAGCTAAGGAGGCTCTACCGGGACATGCTGGCGGCCCGGATGCTGGACGAACGCTACACCATCCTCATCCGCACGGGCAAGACCAGCTTCATCGCCCCCGCCGCGGGGCACGAGGCCGCCCAGGTGGCCATCGCCCACGCCATCCGGCCGGGCTTTGACTGGGTCTTCCCCTACTACCGCGACCACGGCCTGGCCCTCGCCCTAGGGATCCCCCTCAAGGAGCTCCTCGGCCAGATGCTCGCCACCAAGGCCGACCCCAACAAGGGCCGCCAGATGCCCGAGCACCCCGGCTCCAAGGCCCTCAACTTCTTCACCGTGGCGAGCCCCATCGCCTCCCACGTCCCTCCCGCCGCAGGCGCCGCCATCAGCATGAAGCTCCTGCGCACGGGCCAGGTGGCGGTCTGCACCTTCGGGGACGGGGCCACGAGCGAAGGGGACTGGTACGCCGGGATCAACTTCGCCGCCGTGCAGGGGGCGCCGGCGGTCTTCATCGCCGAGAACAACTTCTACGCCATCAGCGTGGACTACCGCCACCAGACCCACAGCCCCACCATCGCCGACAAAGCCCACGCCTTCGGCATTCCCGGCTACCTGGTGGACGGGATGGACGTGCTGGCGAGCTACTACGTGGTCAAGGAGGCGGTGGAAAGGGCGCGAAGGGGGGAGGGCCCGAGCCTCGTGGAGCTCAGGGTCTACCGCTACGGGCCCCACTCCTCCGCCGACGACGACAGCCGCTATCGGCCCAAGGAGGAGGTGGCCTTCTGGCGGAAGAAGGACCCCATCCCCCGCTTCCGGCGCTTCCTCGAGGCCAGGGGCCTCTGGAACGAGGAGTGGGAGGAGGACGTGCGGGAGGAGATCCGGGCCGAGCTGGAACGGGGCCTCAAGGAGGCGGAAGAAGCGGGCCCCGTGCCCCCCGAGTGGATGTTTGAGGACGTCTTCGCCGAGAAGCCCTGGCACCTCTTGCGCCAGGAGGCCCTCCTCAAGGAGGAGCTCTAG
- a CDS encoding alpha-ketoacid dehydrogenase subunit beta: MALMTMVQALNRALDEEMAKDPRVVVLGEDVGKRGGVFLVTEGLLQKYGPDRVMDTPLSEAAIVGAALGMAAHGLRPVAEIQFADYIFPGFDQLVSQVAKLRYRSGGQFTAPLVVRMPSGGGVRGGHHHSQSPEAHFVHTAGLKVVAVSTPYDAKGLLKAAIRDEDPVVFLEPKRLYRSVKEEVPEEDYTLPIGKAALRREGKDLTLIGYGTVMPEVLQAAAELAKAGVSAEVLDLRTLMPWDYEAVMNSVAKTGRVVLVSDAPRHASFVSEVAATIAEDLLDMLLAPPIRVTGFDTPYPYAQDKLYLPTVTRILNAAKRALDY, encoded by the coding sequence ATGGCCCTCATGACCATGGTGCAGGCCCTGAACCGGGCCCTGGACGAGGAGATGGCCAAAGACCCCCGGGTGGTGGTCCTGGGGGAGGACGTGGGGAAAAGGGGCGGGGTCTTCCTCGTAACCGAGGGGCTTCTCCAGAAGTACGGCCCCGACCGGGTCATGGACACCCCCCTCTCCGAGGCGGCCATCGTGGGGGCCGCTTTGGGCATGGCCGCCCACGGCCTGAGGCCCGTGGCCGAGATCCAGTTCGCCGACTACATCTTCCCGGGCTTTGATCAGCTCGTGAGCCAGGTGGCCAAGCTCCGCTACCGCTCGGGGGGCCAGTTCACGGCACCCTTGGTAGTGCGGATGCCCTCAGGGGGCGGGGTGAGGGGCGGACACCACCACTCCCAAAGCCCCGAGGCCCACTTCGTCCACACCGCCGGGCTCAAGGTGGTGGCCGTCTCCACCCCCTACGACGCCAAGGGCCTCCTCAAGGCCGCCATCCGCGACGAGGACCCCGTGGTCTTCCTGGAGCCCAAGAGGCTCTACCGCTCGGTGAAGGAGGAGGTGCCCGAGGAGGACTACACCCTCCCCATCGGGAAAGCGGCCCTAAGGCGCGAGGGGAAGGACCTCACCCTCATCGGCTACGGCACCGTGATGCCCGAGGTCCTGCAGGCGGCGGCAGAGCTCGCCAAGGCGGGGGTTTCCGCCGAGGTGTTGGACCTCCGCACCCTCATGCCCTGGGACTACGAGGCGGTGATGAACTCCGTGGCCAAGACGGGGAGGGTGGTCCTGGTCTCCGACGCCCCCAGGCACGCAAGCTTCGTGAGCGAGGTGGCCGCCACCATCGCCGAGGACCTCCTGGACATGCTCCTCGCCCCGCCCATCCGGGTCACGGGGTTTGACACCCCCTACCCCTACGCCCAGGACAAGCTCTACCTGCCCACCGTCACCCGGATCCTGAACGCCGCCAAGCGGGCGCTAGACTACTGA
- a CDS encoding 2-oxoisovalerate dehydrogenase E1 subunit beta: MREIIFLVEEAEEGGFVARALGEAIFTEGETWEELKEMVRDAVRCHFGEEAPPIIRLHFVREEVLTP; encoded by the coding sequence ATGAGGGAAATCATCTTCCTGGTGGAAGAGGCGGAAGAGGGGGGGTTTGTGGCCCGCGCCCTAGGGGAAGCCATCTTCACGGAGGGAGAAACCTGGGAGGAGCTCAAGGAGATGGTGCGGGATGCGGTCCGGTGCCACTTCGGCGAAGAGGCACCTCCGATCATCCGCCTGCACTTCGTCCGCGAGGAGGTCCTTACCCCGTGA
- a CDS encoding type II toxin-antitoxin system HicA family toxin, translating to MRLPRDLTGEELVQRLARLGYRVERQTGSHVRMTWEGPSGPHAITIPLHRPLKVGTLAGILKAVAEARGIDRKELQQLLDL from the coding sequence GTGAGGCTTCCCCGCGACCTCACCGGGGAGGAACTTGTCCAGAGGTTAGCCCGCCTGGGCTATCGTGTGGAGCGGCAAACGGGAAGCCACGTGCGCATGACCTGGGAAGGCCCTAGCGGTCCTCATGCCATCACCATCCCCCTTCATCGCCCGCTAAAGGTGGGAACCTTGGCCGGAATCCTAAAGGCGGTGGCGGAAGCCCGTGGGATAGACCGCAAGGAACTTCAACAGCTCCTGGACCTGTAA
- a CDS encoding dihydrolipoamide acetyltransferase family protein produces the protein MPKEILMPELAESVVEGEILKWLVEEGDYLKKDQPFVEVMTDKVTVELPSPYEGVLLKKLAKEGEVVKVHAPIALIAEPGEAVEGVKEAPPVQAVEERSIVEPGLPAKEEKEDLSLFKPDPTQVAVKNPFLSGEKPQEGARPGRVLAVPAARKLARELGIPIEEVPGSGPLGRVRVEDVRAYAERRKAPPERPEEGPQVLPAGFPPPPKYAPPKGYEHLEERVPLRGIRRTIAQGLWQSHLYTVRTLNVDEADLTELVRLRERLKPQAEAQGVKLTYLPFIVKAVVRALKKFPMLNTSLDEERQEIVYKRYYHIGLAVATERGLIVPVVRDADRKSVLELAQEIAELSQKAREGRLAPEEVTGSTFTITNIGSVGATLSFPIIHLPDAAILGVHSIRKRPWVMPDGSIRPRDIMFLSLSFDHRLVDGAEAAMFTREVIRLLENPDLLLLEM, from the coding sequence ATGCCCAAGGAAATCCTCATGCCCGAGCTCGCCGAAAGCGTGGTGGAAGGCGAGATTCTGAAGTGGCTCGTGGAGGAAGGGGACTACCTGAAGAAGGACCAGCCCTTCGTGGAGGTCATGACCGACAAGGTTACGGTGGAGCTGCCCTCCCCTTACGAGGGGGTGCTCCTGAAGAAGCTGGCCAAGGAGGGGGAGGTGGTCAAGGTCCACGCCCCCATCGCCCTCATCGCCGAGCCCGGCGAGGCGGTGGAGGGCGTGAAGGAGGCCCCCCCGGTGCAGGCGGTGGAGGAGCGCTCCATCGTGGAGCCGGGCCTGCCCGCGAAGGAGGAGAAGGAGGACCTCTCCCTCTTCAAGCCGGACCCCACGCAGGTGGCGGTGAAAAACCCCTTCCTCTCCGGGGAAAAGCCCCAGGAGGGGGCGAGGCCGGGGCGGGTCCTCGCCGTCCCCGCCGCCCGGAAGCTCGCCCGGGAGCTCGGGATCCCCATTGAGGAGGTGCCGGGCTCGGGGCCTTTGGGCAGGGTCCGGGTGGAGGACGTCCGGGCCTACGCCGAGCGGAGGAAGGCCCCTCCCGAAAGGCCCGAGGAGGGGCCCCAGGTGCTTCCTGCCGGCTTCCCGCCCCCGCCCAAGTACGCCCCGCCCAAGGGGTACGAGCACCTGGAGGAGCGGGTGCCTCTAAGGGGCATCCGCCGCACCATCGCCCAGGGGCTCTGGCAGAGCCACCTCTACACGGTGCGCACCCTCAACGTGGACGAGGCCGACCTCACGGAGCTCGTGCGCCTGCGCGAGCGCCTCAAGCCCCAGGCCGAGGCCCAGGGGGTCAAGCTCACCTACCTGCCCTTCATCGTCAAGGCAGTGGTGCGGGCCCTGAAGAAGTTCCCCATGCTGAACACCAGCCTGGACGAGGAGAGGCAGGAGATCGTCTACAAGCGCTACTACCACATCGGCCTCGCCGTGGCCACGGAAAGGGGCCTCATCGTCCCCGTGGTGCGGGATGCGGACCGGAAGAGCGTCTTGGAGCTCGCCCAGGAGATCGCCGAGCTCTCCCAGAAGGCGCGGGAAGGCCGCCTCGCCCCGGAGGAGGTTACGGGGTCCACCTTCACCATCACCAACATCGGCTCCGTGGGGGCCACCTTGAGCTTCCCCATCATCCACCTGCCGGACGCGGCCATCCTCGGCGTGCACTCCATAAGGAAGCGCCCCTGGGTCATGCCGGACGGCTCCATAAGGCCGCGGGACATCATGTTCCTCTCCCTCTCCTTTGACCACCGCCTGGTGGACGGGGCCGAGGCGGCCATGTTCACCCGGGAGGTCATCAGGCTCTTGGAAAACCCCGACCTGCTCCTTCTGGAAATGTAG
- the lpdA gene encoding dihydrolipoyl dehydrogenase produces the protein MKTYDLIVIGTGPGGYHAAIRAAQLGLKVLAVEAGEVGGVCLNVGCIPTKALLHAAETLHHLKVAEGFGLKAKPELDLKKLGGWRDQVVKKLTGGVGTLLKGNGVELLRGFARLVGPKEVEVGGERYGAKSLILATGSEPLELKGFPFGEDVWDSTRALKVEEGLPKRLLVIGGGAVGLELGQVYRRLGAEVTLIEYMPEILPQGDPETAALLRRALEKEGIRVRTKTKAVGYEKKKDGLHVRLEPAEGGEGEEVVVDKVLVAVGRKPRTEGLGLEKAGVKVDERGFIRVNARMETSVPGVYAIGDAARPPLLAHKAMREGLIAAENAAGKDSAFDYQVPSVVYTSPEWAGVGLTEEEAKRAGYKVKVGKFPLAASGRALTLGGAEGMVKVVGDEETDLLLGVFIVGPQAGELIAEAALALEMGATLTDLALTVHPHPTLSESLMEAAEAFHKQAIHILNR, from the coding sequence ATGAAGACCTACGACCTCATCGTGATCGGCACCGGCCCGGGGGGCTACCACGCCGCCATCCGGGCCGCCCAGCTCGGCCTCAAGGTGCTGGCGGTGGAGGCGGGCGAGGTGGGGGGGGTCTGCCTCAACGTGGGCTGCATCCCCACCAAGGCCCTCCTCCACGCCGCCGAGACCCTCCACCACCTGAAGGTGGCCGAGGGGTTCGGCCTGAAGGCCAAGCCGGAGCTGGACCTGAAGAAGCTCGGCGGCTGGCGGGATCAGGTGGTGAAAAAGCTCACCGGGGGCGTGGGCACCCTCCTCAAGGGGAACGGGGTGGAGCTCCTCAGGGGCTTCGCCCGCTTGGTGGGCCCCAAGGAGGTGGAGGTAGGGGGCGAGCGTTACGGGGCAAAAAGCCTGATCCTCGCCACGGGGAGCGAACCCCTGGAGCTCAAGGGCTTCCCCTTCGGCGAGGACGTCTGGGACTCCACCCGGGCCCTTAAGGTAGAGGAGGGCCTCCCCAAGCGCCTCCTGGTCATCGGCGGGGGGGCGGTGGGCCTCGAGCTCGGCCAGGTCTACCGCCGCCTGGGCGCGGAGGTCACCCTCATTGAGTACATGCCGGAGATCCTCCCCCAGGGCGACCCCGAGACCGCCGCCCTCCTAAGGCGCGCCCTGGAAAAGGAGGGGATAAGGGTTCGCACCAAGACCAAGGCCGTGGGCTACGAGAAGAAGAAGGACGGCCTCCACGTGCGCCTCGAGCCCGCCGAGGGCGGCGAGGGGGAGGAGGTGGTGGTGGACAAGGTCCTGGTGGCCGTGGGCCGGAAGCCCCGCACGGAGGGCCTGGGCCTGGAGAAGGCCGGGGTCAAGGTGGACGAGCGGGGCTTCATCCGGGTGAACGCCCGGATGGAGACGAGCGTCCCCGGGGTCTACGCCATCGGCGACGCGGCCCGCCCCCCCCTCCTCGCCCACAAGGCCATGCGGGAGGGGCTCATCGCCGCCGAGAACGCCGCCGGCAAGGACAGCGCCTTTGACTACCAGGTCCCGAGCGTGGTCTACACCTCCCCCGAGTGGGCCGGGGTGGGCCTCACCGAGGAGGAAGCGAAGCGGGCGGGCTACAAGGTGAAGGTGGGGAAGTTCCCCCTCGCCGCCAGTGGCCGGGCCCTCACCCTGGGCGGGGCCGAGGGGATGGTCAAGGTGGTGGGGGACGAGGAGACGGACCTCCTCCTCGGGGTCTTCATCGTGGGGCCCCAGGCGGGGGAGCTCATCGCCGAGGCCGCCTTGGCCCTGGAGATGGGGGCCACGCTCACCGACCTCGCCCTCACCGTCCACCCCCACCCCACCCTCTCGGAAAGCCTCATGGAGGCGGCGGAGGCCTTCCACAAGCAGGCCATCCACATCCTGAACCGCTAG
- a CDS encoding branched-chain amino acid transport, whose amino-acid sequence MTRPRFLPWRAEKGLRAGHAGPALVVALFLVSAFGPPPSPEWLRALLALLGTYMGARLTGNLGLAVFLGAGLYGLLGLL is encoded by the coding sequence TTGACACGACCCCGGTTCCTGCCCTGGCGGGCGGAAAAAGGTCTAAGGGCGGGCCATGCGGGGCCCGCCTTGGTGGTGGCCCTCTTTCTGGTTTCCGCCTTCGGCCCGCCCCCCTCTCCCGAGTGGCTCCGCGCCCTCTTGGCCCTTCTTGGCACCTACATGGGGGCGCGCCTCACGGGAAATCTGGGCCTTGCCGTCTTCCTGGGGGCGGGGCTTTACGGGCTTCTTGGCCTTCTCTAG
- a CDS encoding IS256-like element ISTth4 family transposase has protein sequence MFNRGAHLGTRRCPVDQDTLRILLREAVRETVAEVLQTVLELDRTAFLQVHGGRRNGYYPRKLETTFGQVDLKVPRDRESRYYPAFLKPYARRLVDVGEVAVALYAAGVSQRKAAEILSLLLGHRYSHETLSALTDEVLEAAGAFRTRPLPEEMAFVYLDGLSLKVFREGEGIVRESVYVALGIAPNGERRVLGFWLLPTESALGWEGVLGELWQRGLRRVLLFVTDGLPGLPEAIRRVYPQAEWQRCVVHGVRWSLSQVRSRDRALLAEDLRRVYGAESREEALGALEEVKAAWGSRYPGVVGLWVQDSGAFLRFYGYPKVLWPYLRSTNLMERFIRELRRGTKVRDHKFPKEEAVYKLLYLESERQEGRWAERKLKGFSEVKEVLEKMLQERYAPRTQTLTQSP, from the coding sequence GTGTTTAATAGGGGGGCACACCTTGGAACGAGGAGGTGCCCCGTGGACCAGGATACCTTGCGGATCTTGCTGAGGGAAGCGGTGCGGGAGACGGTGGCCGAGGTTTTGCAGACGGTTCTGGAGCTGGACCGGACGGCCTTCTTGCAGGTGCACGGAGGCCGCAGGAACGGCTACTACCCCCGCAAGCTGGAGACCACCTTCGGCCAGGTGGACCTGAAGGTCCCTAGGGATCGGGAATCTCGGTATTACCCGGCTTTCCTTAAGCCCTACGCCCGCCGCCTGGTGGACGTGGGGGAAGTAGCTGTGGCCTTGTACGCCGCCGGGGTCAGTCAGCGCAAGGCGGCCGAGATACTGAGCCTGCTCCTGGGCCACCGCTACTCCCACGAGACCCTGAGCGCCCTGACGGACGAGGTCCTGGAGGCGGCAGGAGCCTTCCGCACCCGGCCTTTGCCCGAGGAGATGGCCTTCGTCTACCTGGACGGGCTTTCCCTAAAGGTCTTCAGGGAAGGAGAAGGGATCGTACGGGAAAGCGTGTATGTGGCCCTGGGCATCGCCCCTAATGGGGAGAGGCGGGTCCTGGGGTTCTGGCTTTTGCCCACGGAGAGCGCCCTGGGATGGGAGGGGGTCCTGGGGGAGCTTTGGCAGCGGGGCCTGCGGCGGGTGTTGCTCTTTGTCACCGACGGGCTGCCCGGGCTTCCTGAAGCGATCCGCAGGGTCTACCCTCAGGCGGAATGGCAGCGGTGCGTGGTGCACGGGGTGCGGTGGAGCCTGTCCCAGGTGCGCTCCCGGGACCGGGCCCTGCTGGCGGAGGACCTGAGGCGGGTGTACGGGGCGGAGAGCCGGGAAGAAGCTCTTGGGGCCTTGGAGGAGGTGAAGGCCGCCTGGGGTTCGCGGTACCCGGGGGTGGTGGGGCTTTGGGTACAGGATTCGGGGGCCTTCCTGCGGTTCTACGGGTACCCCAAGGTGCTTTGGCCGTACTTGCGGAGCACCAACCTGATGGAGCGGTTTATCCGGGAGCTACGGCGGGGGACGAAGGTGCGGGACCACAAGTTTCCTAAGGAAGAGGCGGTGTACAAGCTTCTTTACCTGGAGTCGGAGAGGCAGGAAGGGAGGTGGGCAGAACGGAAACTAAAGGGGTTCTCGGAGGTGAAGGAGGTGCTGGAGAAGATGCTTCAGGAGCGGTATGCCCCCCGTACACAGACTCTTACACAGAGTCCTTGA
- a CDS encoding AzlC family ABC transporter permease, with product MKRGLGAAWPVALGYFPVAVAFGALGAQAGLSPLWVQLTSLLVFAGASQFALVGLLAQGVPPLLAALLGLLLNLRHAFYGPALRPYLRGGPLEAFFLTDEVFAVALRALPGLPPGERRGYFLGLGLGAYLSWNLGTALGVLGAQGLLAFPGLGEALSFALPALFFLLALPHLKNPVALLAGGVALGFHLLGQTAWGLFLAGVTGLLGEGFGERRRP from the coding sequence ATGAAGCGGGGGCTAGGGGCAGCTTGGCCCGTCGCCTTGGGGTATTTCCCCGTGGCCGTGGCCTTCGGCGCTTTGGGGGCGCAGGCGGGGCTCAGCCCCCTTTGGGTCCAGCTCACCTCTCTCCTGGTCTTCGCCGGGGCCAGCCAGTTCGCCCTGGTGGGGCTTTTGGCCCAGGGGGTCCCGCCCTTGTTGGCGGCCCTTTTGGGGCTTCTCCTCAACCTGCGCCACGCCTTCTACGGCCCCGCCCTGAGGCCCTACCTGAGGGGAGGTCCCCTAGAGGCCTTCTTCCTCACCGATGAGGTCTTCGCCGTGGCTTTGAGGGCCCTCCCGGGCCTTCCCCCAGGGGAAAGGCGGGGCTACTTCCTGGGCTTGGGCCTCGGGGCCTACCTCTCCTGGAACCTGGGCACCGCCCTCGGGGTCTTGGGGGCCCAGGGGCTCTTGGCCTTCCCGGGTTTGGGGGAGGCCCTTTCCTTCGCCCTTCCCGCCCTTTTCTTCCTCCTGGCCCTGCCCCACCTGAAGAACCCCGTGGCCCTGCTGGCGGGCGGGGTGGCCCTGGGCTTCCACCTCCTGGGCCAGACGGCCTGGGGCCTCTTCCTGGCAGGGGTCACCGGGCTCCTTGGAGAGGGATTTGGCGAAAGGAGGCGTCCATGA
- a CDS encoding class I SAM-dependent methyltransferase: MDLYARVELLHPGYARQPLFLAYGLQAVGLERGRFLDVGTGPGHHLLLLLELLPHLEPVAVEPSPASRQALAQLIPGVEVLPEDFTLLDPEETFPLIVCVGASHHMSTWRFLEKAYRLLRPGGLLAVADEFLRPFTTREERARNLVLHHTAYLLPFPLEETEALWALRLLALQGESRGLRALAEEALQDLETRSDAFATFARLELQALLAGLDYEVETKTYPRRFLELTFAVGFELEHHHRLFATHGRGSWDGGTHLFLLRRPK, translated from the coding sequence GTGGACCTCTACGCCCGGGTGGAACTCCTCCATCCCGGCTACGCCAGGCAGCCCCTTTTTCTGGCCTATGGGTTGCAGGCCGTGGGCCTGGAGAGGGGAAGGTTTTTGGACGTGGGCACGGGGCCTGGGCATCACCTTCTCCTGCTCTTGGAGCTGTTGCCCCATTTGGAGCCGGTGGCGGTGGAACCCAGTCCGGCCTCGAGGCAAGCCCTGGCCCAGTTGATCCCAGGCGTGGAGGTGTTGCCTGAGGATTTCACCCTTTTGGATCCGGAGGAAACCTTTCCCCTGATCGTCTGCGTGGGGGCCAGCCACCACATGTCCACGTGGCGCTTCTTAGAGAAGGCTTACCGGCTCCTGCGCCCTGGGGGCCTTTTGGCGGTGGCGGACGAGTTTTTGCGTCCCTTCACCACCCGAGAGGAGCGGGCCCGGAACCTGGTGCTTCACCACACGGCCTACCTGCTCCCCTTTCCCTTGGAGGAAACGGAGGCCCTTTGGGCTTTACGCCTGCTAGCCTTGCAAGGAGAGTCCCGAGGCCTTAGGGCCTTGGCCGAGGAGGCTCTGCAAGACCTTGAAACGCGTTCCGATGCCTTCGCTACCTTTGCGCGGCTGGAGCTCCAGGCCCTTCTGGCCGGGCTGGACTACGAGGTGGAGACCAAGACCTATCCCCGCCGTTTTTTGGAGCTGACCTTTGCCGTGGGCTTTGAGCTGGAGCACCACCACCGTTTGTTTGCCACCCATGGCCGCGGTTCTTGGGACGGGGGCACCCACCTCTTCCTCCTGAGGAGGCCCAAATGA
- a CDS encoding NAD(P)-dependent oxidoreductase — MEKVAFIGLGAMGYPMAGHLARRFPTLVWNRTFEKALRHQEEFGSEAVPLERVAEARVIFTCLPTTREVYEVAEALYPYLREGTYWVDATSGEPEASRRLAERLREKGVTYLDAPVSGGTSGAEAGTLTVMLGGPEEAVERVRPFLAYAKKVVHVGPVGAGHAVKAINNALLAVNLWAAGEGLLALVKQGVSAEKALEVINASSGRSNATENLIPQRVLTRAFPKTFALGLLVKDLGIAMGVLDGEKAPSPLLRLAREVYEMAKRELGPDADHVEALRLLERWGGVEIR; from the coding sequence ATGGAAAAGGTGGCCTTCATCGGTCTTGGGGCCATGGGCTACCCCATGGCGGGGCACCTGGCGCGGCGTTTCCCCACCCTGGTCTGGAACCGCACCTTTGAAAAGGCCCTGAGGCACCAGGAGGAGTTCGGCTCCGAGGCCGTGCCCCTGGAGAGGGTGGCCGAGGCCCGGGTGATCTTCACCTGCCTTCCCACCACCCGGGAGGTCTACGAGGTGGCCGAGGCCCTCTACCCCTACCTCAGGGAGGGCACCTACTGGGTGGACGCCACGAGCGGGGAGCCGGAGGCGAGCCGCAGGCTTGCGGAGAGGCTACGGGAGAAGGGCGTCACCTACCTGGACGCCCCCGTCTCCGGGGGCACCTCGGGGGCGGAGGCGGGGACCCTCACGGTGATGCTGGGGGGGCCCGAGGAGGCGGTGGAGCGGGTCAGGCCCTTTCTCGCCTACGCCAAGAAGGTGGTCCACGTGGGCCCCGTGGGGGCGGGGCATGCGGTGAAGGCCATCAACAACGCCCTCCTCGCCGTGAACCTCTGGGCGGCGGGGGAGGGGCTTTTGGCCCTGGTGAAGCAGGGGGTTTCCGCGGAGAAGGCCCTCGAGGTCATCAACGCCTCCTCGGGCCGCTCCAACGCCACGGAGAACCTCATTCCCCAAAGGGTCCTCACCCGGGCCTTCCCCAAGACCTTCGCCTTGGGGCTATTGGTGAAGGACCTGGGGATCGCCATGGGGGTTTTGGACGGGGAGAAGGCCCCAAGCCCCCTCCTCCGCCTCGCCCGGGAGGTCTACGAGATGGCCAAGCGGGAGCTGGGCCCGGATGCGGACCACGTGGAGGCCCTGAGGCTTTTGGAGCGCTGGGGCGGGGTGGAGATCCGCTGA